The sequence TATTTCTTAGCTTTTATCTTTAGAAGCTCTGCATCTGGGTTTGCcatggaagatgaagaaaaaagGGAGCTTTTTAAACCATGCAGGATGTGCTATCAGAAATGTTTTAGAATTCATGGTAAATACCATGAGAAATAGTGCTTTGATGGGTGTGTTTccttcttcaaagttatgcttggaGCCTTTACAGAAAGACTGGTAAATTCTATACTGCATGTTTTGATTTCATATACACTGTTTAGAATCTGTAAAAGAAAAATTTGTAATGTGTTTTATTGTAGAGCATTCCGCCTGCATTTGATTCACAGTTTATATATGAGAGGGAGGAACATATGGTGTTGCAAGGCCCAAGTGGGCAGGAGTGGGATGTTCAATTATTGGGTACAAACACTACCCTGGAATTCCGACATGGGTGGGAAAATTTTGTGCATTATCATGGACTGAAACTGGGAGATTTTGTTGTGTTCAAGTACATATCTAAGCTGTGCTTGAAGGTTCAGATATTTGAAAAAAGTGGATGTGAGAAAGATATCAGTGCTCAGAAAACCAACATTGATTTAGATGAGAGATGCCCTGATCAACCAATGTTGTTGATTTATTTGGTTTGTGATGAGGAAAAGAATGATACAGCTGAACCAGCTCCTGAAAATCgaaggaggaagaagaaaaggaaatctAAGCTTACAGGTAAGCAAAAGTTTAGTCCAGAAGTACTCAGCTTGTTAAATTTGTAAGCTCcataatttatttttactttttatagTAGGCATATGGATTTTATTCTTATTAGGAGAATTGGTACAACAAGAAAGTTAATTTGGTTGCAGGCCATTCATCCAAGAAATATGGGCACCTTTTATCCTCTCAAAAGCACATGGCAATGGAGATTGCTGCTCCTTTCAAGTCAGATAAACCCTTCTAtaaaaaggttatgaaatcatggaATGTAAATGACCCACACATGCTAGTGAGATCaaattctcttcttctttttggttaTATATATTTTAGCATTCCATGGAAATAGTCTCCTATAATTTTATTTTGTCTGTACTTTATATTCTATTTGATAGGCTATATAAATTTAGCATGTAGTTCAAGGAATTTGATGAAACAGTGGCCACTAACCAGATACAGGTCATTTCATTTTAATTGTGTAAATGACTAAAGTTAAGCCTCCTCATTTCTTCTTTCGCTAATCTTACTAGGGTTCGTTgtttgaataaatttcatattaTGGGCATTTGCAGAAAGGTTATAAAGACAAGATTCAACAACATATAACTCATTCTGAAAAAAGACATGCTAAATTAGACGTCTGTGAGTGGATAGACCTTCACTATCAAATGGTTAAATAATAAAAGGGATACTAACTTAATGCATAGAAAATCTTCTTGTAGAAAGATGAAATTGATTAGCGCATCTTAAAATCCAGGTAAGAAAACCTAATCTCCATAGAATCGACAAGCCCTAAACAATGTTGACATAAACAAGCAAAGTATTaccagaaaggaaaaaaaaaacattcaaaatgcgACTATAATCTGCTTACATTTTCTATTCCCCGCAGAGGTAAGAGATCATGCATGCAAAATGGCGAGGAGTGGCATCCCGAAAAACCAGAACTGCACCGCAAAAGAAGAGAAACCCATTATACAAAATAACATTAGTTGATGTAGAATGAATGTCTCTTTTTTTCAAATgtgtatttatttttaaatttttgtagcAAGGTAAATGTACAAATTTAAGTACGtataagattaatttaattacTCAAAAATTCTATAAAATTAACAAATATTATGCTGCTTCTAGAAATCTATTATGCTGCATCCGAGAAACCCATGTATAAACGGGAAAAAAGTATTAGCCAATCGTTTACAagagaaatatatatttttaattataaagttaacaaatatgcatgtatactttaaaataaatttaaaaatttaaaagaaagaaaaatatttgtttatgattggtcaaaataaatttttttaataactatttaagcataacaaaaaaaatttcattacaAAAATATTGcctaacggcaagtactaataatGACTATGCATATAGAACTGTCTTGCGATCAATATTCTCCTGCTGCTACAGGGTAGATTTCATTGCAGTGGACAAAACATTTGGACTTGTCTTGCGACCAATATTCTCCTGCTGCTACAGGGCAGATTTCATTGTAGTGGACAAAACATTTGGACTCTTCAAATCTTTCAGACCGATTTACATCTGCGCCATCCTTTTCATGGACTGCGCAGTTTAATTAGAAGTGTTACAAAATGATCATTTAAAGATTCAGAAGCCAAAGGTGCAGTAAATTTGGTTTTGCACAATCCAAATCTTTTAGATTTTAAAAGTGCTCTGCATGGACGAATCTAGGGTTATTGGCATGTGGGCTGATGTGGGCTGATATGGCAGCGCAGAATTGGTTGAGGACAGACTTACAAAATTTCAAACCGCTCTCCAAGTATTTCCAAGGTTTTTTCAGAGGTCCAAGCAGTGGAAATTGGTATAGTATGGACAGATCTAATGAAGGGCATCAACGATTTTTGGATTGTAGGCATTTTAGTCAGGGCCTGTGGAAAAGTTTTATCCCAAATCATTTAAAGGGGCTTCTGGATAAACGATCTACAGAGCTGGGAGGAAAACCGTCCTATGCGAAAGTTGTGAAGTTttcatctataaatgaggcaattaGGGCTTCTCGGCTGAACACTGGTGAAAAGATGATGGACAAACATTCTAACAGTAACTCACTTGAGTTATCTTCATCACATCAAAGGGGGGATTAGGTAAGGGAATCTTCAACATTAGGAAAAGACGATAAGGTAAGTGAAAATTAAACCGGCTCTGATTTACGAGGTGGGTCTTCATAGGTATGGGCTCCTGTTCCATGCATTGATTTAATTGTTTTTGTTGTGGATTTGAAAGCTCGTTGTTTGCATACACATGTTATTTCTGGGGAAATGTGGGGGGATGGaactagtttatctaaatttcatcataaattgcaaaaaaagtggcctgatatgcattattttcaattactctttgcaaatgcatttattattgttttcaactcttcttctgttagggatgaagttttaaaatcttcacactactggtttggtaaaaatttagtgtttgtttcggcttggaaaccattttatgtccctgcttggtcaagctttaaattagttcctttctagtttggcttgcccaaattaccatttgaatttatggacccagaggttttggaacaaattggtaatacttgtggttctttcttatcatcaagatttgattttgtggagggggaggttttggtaaaaatttttgtcttgactaaccctaataatgtttTCCCTTGAACCTGTATCATTAAATCTCATGAGGGTATCTggaaacaaccaattaataagCTGGAGAAAGACTTTGGTAAAAATTCCTTGGAATTGGATGCTCCTTTGCTTATGGATTTTTTGAAATCCTCTGTTCTAGATAAGGTAGAACATTGTTTGGGTAGTAATGATAATCCATTTTtggataaactattagttaatggttccacTAGGAAACCTCCAGCTACTTTTGAGGTTAACCAGGCTATGAGGGATGTTGGGAAGTGAGAGGTTTGTGTTGTGTCTCACGATCCGGAGTCTGTAGGGTTTTTTACAAGTAAGGATAAAATAGTAGCTCACCAAAATATTGTGGTTTCGAGGGACAACAATGTGGATGATCTActtccaaatctcactacctcgaattccttggataagtcactaaatgatggtggtgggaatcATGTTTGTCCTATGAAGTCAAAAGAATACTTAGAAAGTTGTCAAGGGATTGGTCAGATTTTTGCGAAGAATGATGGGGTTGTTTCAGAGTCTAATGTTCGAGTTTCTTCTCTAGGGTTTCCTAATGATGCTATCCTTGctcaacaagtcaaagaattggtgtctaaATCTTCGcagcatgttgatgtggatgtggataataaTGCCACCTTAAGAAAGAATATTCAGTTGGGGGACATTCCTATTATTGTGCCAGATGAAAATTTGGTtcaccaagtaaatgatctttttaaagatcatgagcatCAGATGGATGAGGACATTACGAATAGGGTTATCTGTTCCATTGAGAATTACTTGGGGGGAATTAAATCAACCCTTCCTATTTCTACATCTGCTAACCCTTTTGAGATTTTGGCCTCATCAGAAGTGGGCATCATAGATAATTTagccatgacttctcctaagtcaagtaagagtttaccaattgatcaaactactctaattagggcttcatctgtggtttctcctggtaggggtaggcctccaaagaatcgaaagactcaattggaaattgatgtcgagattcaatagactttgtctctttctcctagtgttgggaaagggaagcattcAATTTCTCTTGGTGAcgctatgaaaggaagtggtactcctaagggcaagaggagtaagaggtctattatcaGTCCTCCTATGACTAGGTCGGGGGCTGTGAAGcgtaatcttcaaagtagttttggagaaggaaAGTATTCTTcgtctaaaggaaagaggggagcctcaGTCTCCCCTCGAGAgaaatgagaattatatcttggaatgttaggggcttaaatgcccctaacaagaggcacTTAATTAAGTCCTATATGGACTTAGTTAGGTGTGAtatttcatgttgcaagagacaaaattgtcaaaggagtctgctgatttggttttttcttcttggagaaagtgggagttcctctcctctccaacttGTGGTGTGTCAAGGGGTTTGGTattgctttggaataactataacattgagattgagctagttgcttctactaTAAACTGGATGTTGGTCTTTGTGATGTTcccttctagctagagacatcactctagcttgtgattagcctatcaaagaccctcgtaggctactaggattggatagagggtcaccttggcatggagatcttccagggacagagcagagtacactcctgggttgccagagtttgtttatgatgagttttgctttgagtttggcttggtcaggctatttttagcagttggagATAGACCCCTACTATTTTTAGCAGACATCACGATCATATGGGTGGTCAACTGGTGAGCTCCAGTTTTAGACGACATAGCTAAATTCAAAGTATTCATGGAGCTAGACAAGTTTGAATaacttagcatttattattaagttatttaataataaagttataaagtgactttatattataatcacttaacttgagggtcaactcatcattagacatggccatgtttttaattaaattatctgagctagactattgaaatattaaaattaaatgcccatttaatgattaaaatcgttttgacacccaaagtgaaattaaatgaaactagaagcaaaattgtaattaagaggattagggtaTGATTTGCAAAAAGGATATATAGCGTTGAGTTTGGAAAGAAGGGGATGGATTGCTATTTTGCTATTTTGacattgtgaaattgaaagggttttgctctggagactagggttttcagccaccattggaggacgtagttgcttcaatgttcaccatctgagctgatgaaatattcagtgatatttggtttGAGGAAGACTTTATTCAGAGGTCTTATTTGCATCTAATTGCATagaattgaagaataaattcatgagaaattattgcaaatttattgaagaaattttggtgattAACAAGTATGGTACGGATTGCTACAGTCTTGCCATATGGACTACTACAGTGCCACGTGAACAGTGCCACTGTACGaactgctacagtaccgcgtgaacagtaaaaaaaatttaaaaattaaaatttgcagtttgtAGATTTTTCatctactgggacagcaaaaatcaggtttttatcttacattgtaatgaatttgtttttcaaGCATATTGGCCATAGAATAGAAtaaacattcccttgatagtctcttaaattaattccagcagtaatattattgtttcagaattattttaagcataggagtttatttcagtattgtatcattgctcattattaccaaaaacacataaaaatctataaacattcaaaacccaaaacaaattcaaatcaactgcattcaaaagaaacagtcagcagaggagagccaagttgggttcctAAATCGGTATGAAAACCCGATTCATTGTTGCCTAAAAAGTAGCAGGTGGATTAGTTAGCCCAATTGGCATAACGacaaactcaaaatggccacaatgacatctaaaggctgtcttctttgatgatatcttggtgtacagtagatcttgggaggagcacttggttcaccttgacatggTGTTGGATATATTGGGTAGACAGTCCTTGTATGCAAAGGAGTTGAAGTGTGATTTGGGCATGACAAAGTTGTTGTacttgggtcacatcatcagtgcagagggcgtatgcatggatcctgaaaagattcatGCCATTGTGGAGTGGCCTTCGCCGGTGAACGTTACACAGTTGAGGGGCTTTCTGGGATtatgtggtttctacaggaggtttgtGGATGGATATTCTAGGCATGCAGCACCCTTGATAGATTTGATGAGGAAGGGAGCTTTCTTGAGAACTCCTGAggcacaggagtgttttgagaaatttaaggagtTGATGACTTCTTGTCTAGTGTTAGCATTACTAGATTTCAACAAACCTTTTGAGCTACACTATGATGCTTCCAGAGAGGGCATTggagcggtgcttatgcaggagaagcaccctattgcttatgagagTAGGAAATTGAGAGGGCCAAAGCGGAGCTTCAAcatatatgataaggagatgttagccatta is a genomic window of Cryptomeria japonica chromosome 7, Sugi_1.0, whole genome shotgun sequence containing:
- the LOC131856968 gene encoding putative B3 domain-containing protein Os03g0621600; translated protein: MLGAFTERLSIPPAFDSQFIYEREEHMVLQGPSGQEWDVQLLGTNTTLEFRHGWENFVHYHGLKLGDFVVFKYISKLCLKVQIFEKSGCEKDISAQKTNIDLDERCPDQPMLLIYLVCDEEKNDTAEPAPENRRRKKKRKSKLTGHSSKKYGHLLSSQKHMAMEIAAPFKSDKPFYKKVMKSWNVNDPHMLVRSNSLLLFGYIYFSIPWK